The genomic stretch CTACCTGGATCCGTGGTCGGCAAGTCCATTACTGTACGTTGCGTCTATTgacaaaacatattatttgttatttctgATGAAGATGCCGTGATAcgtttttccataaaattcgTCGTGTAATTTTCACACTTTCCCGAATTAGCTATAGAATAGTTATAAATACTAGGTTTCTTCTGCGCTCCAGATATATTCTTCCCGCGACGTCCCTTCTCGCTCTCCTTCTGTAAAGACCGACACTTCTCGGTGGAACGAAAGTCGGCGATGGTGGAGGCGCGCAAAGATACCGACAGCCACCCGCGAGGAACTCTCCGCCTTCGCTGGACCACGCAGCATCCGCGTACTCGATTCTTTCCTCCTCCGATGTGAAACTCTCCTGCGAGATGTCTCCTTCGTCACTAATCAAATTCAATTCGtttaaatcgtaaaaatttccCGCAGACGAGATACAGAACAGATGGAAAACacgtattattataagaagaCTATATACCTTGAGTAATCTGTCAAATCGATATTGGTAGGCTCCTCGGCGCTGGACCCTTCTTTGGTCAATCTGGCTATGATCTTATTTCGAAGTTTTTCCTGTCGAATCCGCGATTATTCAGTTCATTTCAGTTGCAAAGTccatctttaaatattatataattatagaaattagatTTCTTGCTTAACTCTCACGCGAATGTCTTCAAATTCACAGAATGTGGAGACACTATTATTCGCTAAAATAATATGCTACTTTTTACTTACTTATAGTACACAAGTTCCGAGGAAGCACAATGAATTATTCATTgagtaaatttgtaataaaattcgattgataaattttgacttttacattataaacatATGATATCTGTATTTTCTTGCATGGAGTATTTTACAGTATTTGAATATGAATAACGACTTTATTTTccgtttaatatttcttttcatatttctgtGTTTGaacattttcagaaaaatgcaAGGAAAATgtaatcgaaatattaattaaatagacgACACTACCTTCATTGGATCCTGATCGGAAAAATCGAGTAGAGTCTCGCAGAAAGCCTTGCCAATCTGTTCGTAGTCCTGAGCTGAAAAGTGAGTTCCGCATCTTGAGCCAATCTTGGAACCACCCATAGATGCTTCCATGGTGTAACTGTTCTGAACGCCCATCGACCATACGACCACTCTACCCGTACCTTCCTTTCCTTTCTCAACGTggaatttgcaattttcgaaAGAAAACTAGAATCGTagcggaaaaaaatttgtaatagtGTAATTTGATCAATAAGCAATGAAATAATCAGAATCGATTAGAgagattatattgaataataaaattctcaaatgTTGCTTTTGTGTCGTAAaattcttcataatttttgaaactcATCAATTTTAGTTCAAAACTTGtatttatcgttaaaattaagttttttgggatattattatatctgtaCTGGATTGTGTATCTTACCTTGTCAGCTGCATTTTTATGGAGCATCAGCGGAAATACTTGTTCCGATAATCTTCCGTTGCATCCGGCTCTTTTGCTCTCACAACCGTAAGCGAATATATTATGCTTTCTCGAGTGAGCGTGAAGGTCACAATATATAGCCACTCCGCATTCCTCGAGGAGCCTCCGTATCATCAACTTTGTATGCCACACGGACGGATAGCTTTCTCGCATCACAGTTCTGTATTGTCGGTTCAAGTCTTTACCAGATAGGGAACATCGATTATTACCCACTATGACACCGTCAGGATTCAACATTGGCACTAATTTGAAGACGAATCTCTCCCTGAGCTCCTATAATAATCGCGCGATATTAGTGCCAATTGTTGAATCTTCAGCGCAAATTTCTTCATGTCGAATTTTCTTTCAGCAATACGTTAATCGCTTGCTGCTAATTCGTGCTTACATACGTCAGAGATATTCCTACTTCGAACcttgaatatttatctatgtaattataaacctCTTACTCTAGCCCGGTTCGTGTCGCCCGTGAGGAAGTCGATGATTCCTTTCATCGTCCAACTCGACGGCGTCTCACCAGGATGCACTCGGGCCGTGATAACGACGCCCCTCTTTCTTCGCACCTCTTCGTCGGGTATCGGTGCGGTGATCGTCAAGTAATACACGCTGTTTCCGGCCAGGCTGCGGCACAGCAAACGCAGCTTGGTGAACCTCGTTTTCGCGGGATCGGCCACGATTTTGCCGAGATACTCCTGACATGTTTATGCGCGTAATTAGAGGTAGACTGAGATTTAATCTACGACGGTACGCAACAAATACAATCGGTTGTGCTGGGAATCGTTTACATTTAGGATGAATAATCGCGATGGGAAAGCAGGATGCggaatgtgaaataaattctgCGAATAATAagcatttatcttatttatccCACACCCTGTTTTCTCGCCTACTATATAAAGTCcgccaaataattaaatgttgctTATGATTTATGGACTGTTATTTATAGgctaataaatgcaatttttaccTGGAGATCGGTGTATGTATACGGATAGCAATGTGCCAAGTAAACGATATCGTGATCGTAAGGAAATGAGATATTGAACGTTAATGTATGTTTCTCCTTCTCCTCGTCGCTTCTACAATTATTTACACACAAGTTTTAATCGCGCGTCGCAGGATTACGGGATTCATAGTTCGAAATTTTCTATCACTTACGATGAATCGTTGTTTCGGTAATATGCGATATTGTCGCCGCATCTTCTCCATCCTACGGATCGTGTGCGAGCATCCTCCGTAGAATAGAGAAGAGGCTTGAGGCCTTCGTTATAGAGGCTCTCTTCTTTGCACATATTCACGATCGAGAATCTATAACCGTAATAATTTGCGCAATTATTTTGCAGAGAGAGAgctaaattatgttttaaatatgtttatatgttttttttttaagtttattcaATCTAGTTATTCacataaactatatttaataataatttatctacaaAGAGAGAGTtcgtgtaatattaaaaattatatacattatatataatttatcgtttcGGGAATATTATCTTGAAAAGCACAGAAAAAAGCTgacaataataagataatacaaaaagtaaattttttgaaaagcaaaaattttaattgtataaaaaaaaaaaatctgaatccGGACTCTTCAATTTTACCTGTACGTAATTCTGCTTCTCGTATTGGATACTTTGAAATAGTACCATTGCGTATGCCTCTGAGTGTAGAGATCCCTTCTTAGATAGAGCTGATAGTACGTATCAGTTATTTTCACTACTTTGCCGAGATTTCCCGATTCGAATCGCGACTCGAATTGCAAATCCGTACTGTCCTCTTTTGATCGAGACGCTTCGgcgacaaaataaatattgttctcGTTAGCGGCATCCTTAGTATCTACAGTGCACGTGGTCGATTCCTCGGGAAACTCCGCCGGAAACGGTAATACTGTGCTACCGCCCACGCAAGATCGGCTAAACTGTAAAAAATCTCACTTTCAAACtctcattttaattcttattttatttctcattttataataatattctcgcaaagaaaaaaagtcagTGTTTGTCAGATTGCATTCCTAAATATACTTGTCGCGATCTAGTGTATTGACTATTGactatctaatatattatgtatccaATTTCGCACGGAttagtatatacatacaaacacacatacatgtacatatatgtatatatagatactgAGTCTCTCGAAGACTTACATAATTAGTAACATTGGTTGGACAATAACGAAATATCACCGTTCCAAGCTCGTCGCCGATCGGCTTAGGTCTTGGTTCCTTTCCTGTTGGAACATAAAAGGCTTCCGGGATAGCAGAATTGTATTCTATGTGGCGAATTCGTTCTGGGATTACCTAGGATTATTTTGCctcgattaattataaatttaattaatatatataattataatatatgaattagcTTATATACGTTAATCAAAGTaaaacagataattttttgtatatattttcttaagaaattcaaataattattatcaaagtagtcttttatctttaaataacaGAAGATCACATTAGTTACTTTTATTCCgatgcattcttttttttttcttgaaaatcacggcaaattaatttttacctgACATTCGGTTGGCCACCTGGCCGCTTCCTGAATACTTCCGTCGACGATGCACCGCGCATCGAGAACCGCCCTAAGAGTTTCCTTCGAGGAGTATCGATGCCTAGACAAATTTAGGGGTATCGCGAACAGCGCCGATTTCACATCCCGTCTCAGAATCGAGTTATCGTAATGTTCAAGCTGAGATACTTGCGGCGGTTCTTGTGGCGTTAGATCAGAAAGCATGCCACCTGCAtcgttaaagaaaaagaatttattttgtcgtTGTATTGCGAAAGatgaaattacattttctgtaaaactaatgcttttgttaaccTTGTTTTATTTACTAATACACAGATATTGAGCAGAGGAAGTTACAGCACATTTATCGATTAATGATATTGTGCGTTTGCAGGAATTAAGATAacgtttgaaaaaatttgataattttcgcTTCTTCGCGGAAAATCAATCATCTTAACGAcatggatataaaataattatatattattaagcaatacaaatatattgaaataaaatgaaataaatatttaaatttgaagattgaattattaatacgaGCATACGTGGATATCATAATGATAGGCATTACATCTTATTGTTAAAGTGTATTAAACGTATATTAAACTGGATATAAGAGATTGATTGGGTACAATGTCCGCAAGTTTACAACTTCACCAACATCTTCATTACATTGtgataaatgcattatttttccACCTCTATTGAATAATGCATcggaatatatagaaattaatttgccGAGTGaagcaatgaaaaattttaattttactaataattttaaaccggtaataattatttgtctcTTCTCATTAAAGCTCACCTGGGATGGGCTGGATCGGAAATAGCATAGCTTGAAGCTCTCTCACTCTGCTGCTCGACACCGCCTTCATCATCTTTCGTTATCTCTCATCAGTCCCATCCTCGTCTTGCTCATCGCGGTTGTCAACGTTCACTGCGACTATCGGCGACGTTCTTCCACCTTTAGCATTCTCGTGCCAATCCGTGTAATCCTCCCTCGTCGGTACTTCCTCCCCGAGGAGATACTTGACAATGGGATTCTTCATCTTTAtccacatatatttatattctcatgATTCTCAGCTCTCGAGCTCCTTTTCACGACAGATTTTATCGATCGACCATGCAAATGTCGATCTAGACACACGCGTCCTCTCTCATGATTGTAACTAATAATGAAGATTTATTACACACATTTTATAGGCAAATAAATTTAgcatatatctaaaatatttaactaattaatgtttaatatttttttctgcatgTAGAAAAGATTCGTTCAATTTTGTCTAAAGGCTgacaatatctataataagtatctctgtaaatattataatcttgattttcaaaatttgattgctttaactttttaaacttCTGATGATACATCAACTATATCAATCACTAACActgttcaaataataataataataataataataattaatgcaaataatcgTAAGATGAAAGTGTCAAGagtaaataaatgagaaagttTCTAGAGATAGGCACAACCGACGAGATATACAAGTTATTACAAACTATTCGGAACTTGCGGTAGCTTCGACCTGGGTTCGAATCCGATGAACGCTAGAGAGCAACCTGGCCCGCGTTGCTGAAGAGATTGAGTGGAACGTTTCCTTGGATGATTGCCTGACAACCGTCGCGAATCGTGGGCGGAGCTACGATCGAAACGATTGTTCCTTTTACCGCTCTTGTTCCAGAAAGCCGACGGCGCGGCTCATCGACATAATATCTCGTCGGGCTTGGTAATTCGACGTTCTGTATCGACGTTTCCAAAGCTTCGTAGAAGCTCGTTAAAATCGCAACCGACACGGCAAAATACCGTCGCGGAGAATTCGAGAGAGTCGTGTGTTTaaagacattaaatataattgaaaaacaatttagACTATTTCAAAGAGAGAATACTATTGAACTGAGTTTTTCATTTGTGTTTAATTTACGTGGCGACATTTGAgtcaaattatgttaattttcatTACTCGTCGATGtgtcatttattttgatagcCAACTTGTTGCGCGAGACCcactttatataaagtatgacCAGAGTTTGGTCAAAAAGAGGCGCCTTTAATTagtgataagaaaattatatataatggctacaaaatttgttacttcattattaattaagaatataatttatcatagagtaataacaagtataattcaattatacaatttcaaatttatatatctttatatttatattttttttatctgcatgtttatatattctgttttatcttaatttttgtattatccgaaagttatctttttaatatgtatggtACGTCATATGCGAATCTTGTCaagtatattttagaataattgatTACCTAGTGAATTTGTATTTGTTGCAAAAATCATGGTAAAAATCATGGTAAAAAAGGATTGCTGCATACAAGGATTAGAAGGTGGTTTACCTGGCCGTACCGGGTTTCCGTCCAGATTATTGATCAATCAACGCGCGCCAGACTAAGGAGAACGGAACGTTTCAGTTTATCATCTTGGAGCGATCGATAAGATTCCAATTGATAGGATTAGCTAACAAGTTG from Cataglyphis hispanica isolate Lineage 1 chromosome 3, ULB_Chis1_1.0, whole genome shotgun sequence encodes the following:
- the LOC126859526 gene encoding cytosolic carboxypeptidase 2-like, whose product is MMKAVSSSRVRELQAMLFPIQPIPGGMLSDLTPQEPPQVSQLEHYDNSILRRDVKSALFAIPLNLSRHRYSSKETLRAVLDARCIVDGSIQEAARWPTECQVIPERIRHIEYNSAIPEAFYVPTGKEPRPKPIGDELGTVIFRYCPTNVTNYFSRSCVGGSTVLPFPAEFPEESTTCTVDTKDAANENNIYFVAEASRSKEDSTDLQFESRFESGNLGKVVKITDTYYQLYLRRDLYTQRHTQWYYFKVSNTRSRITYRFSIVNMCKEESLYNEGLKPLLYSTEDARTRSVGWRRCGDNIAYYRNNDSSSDEEKEKHTLTFNISFPYDHDIVYLAHCYPYTYTDLQEYLGKIVADPAKTRFTKLRLLCRSLAGNSVYYLTITAPIPDEEVRRKRGVVITARVHPGETPSSWTMKGIIDFLTGDTNRARELRERFVFKLVPMLNPDGVIVGNNRCSLSGKDLNRQYRTVMRESYPSVWHTKLMIRRLLEECGVAIYCDLHAHSRKHNIFAYGCESKRAGCNGRLSEQVFPLMLHKNAADKFSFENCKFHVEKGKEGTGRVVVWSMGVQNSYTMEASMGGSKIGSRCGTHFSAQDYEQIGKAFCETLLDFSDQDPMKEKLRNKIIARLTKEGSSAEEPTNIDLTDYSSDEGDISQESFTSEEERIEYADAAWSSEGGEFLAGGCRYLCAPPPSPTFVPPRSVGLYRRRARRDVAGRIYLERRRNLTQRTVMDLPTTDPGSDLCDLTDSADESFVKSEGREYDVAWRNMREHRKEIIEFSERETDERDERQRNKTLTLPEIVRPRSVSYGELLPCKDYRRTRQRSRCLGTIKNPSAVSPTNRDARIKLTSLRRQIWTGVPSVAEGDTTGRLTHAFVKTPLSWGVSRYAPTHYPTDEEVTLKQTQSKKVQLLVYDEDKDDVRKTRKKSRRKGRQGGVAKNACQLKTCAQTDGQKTSKKKNSKLDWQRAINFDSRMKDARRVKISSSFLTIEADSLKLLAASTTSPKSSQWKLEQRRKFRGVGTVATTCVGAKAKPPRSCHRDAFCESTTSDDVSSDSGKPKVTKTKQKKKKQQQQQQQQQQLLRKSAVNRGTEKIKRASSAKTMRNNI